CGTCATCGCCTCACCGCTCGCTCGCCGCCTCGCCGGTGACTCGGGGGTGAACCTTGGCGGCGTCCAGGGCTCCGGCCCGGGCGGCCGCATCGTGAAGCGCGACATCGAGCAGGCGCTCGCGGGGGGCGGAGCGTCCGCTGCCGCCCCCGGCGCCGCGCCTGCCGTGCGCCCGCAGTCTTCCGCCGTCGCCGGCGGTGCGTCGTATCGTGACGAACCGCTCACCCAGATCCGCAAGACCATCGCGCGGCGCCTCGCCGAGTCGATCGGTCCCATCCCGACCTTCTATCTCACGGCCGAGTTCGACCTGGGTCGTGCGGCGGAGATGCGGGCCGCGGCCGCCGAGCTCGGCGACGCGTTCAAGTTCTCGTTCAACGACCTCATCCTGAAGGCGACCGCGACCGCGCTCACCCAGCACCCCGAGGTGAACGCGCACTGGCTGGGCGACCGGATCCGCTACTTCGACACGGTGCACCTCGGCATGGCCGTCGCGACCGATGACGGCCTCATCGTCCCGGTGATCTTCGACGCGCAGACGAAGCGCATGAGCGAGATCTCCGCCGAGTCGAAGACCCTCGCGAAGAAGGCGCGCGAGCGGAAGCTCAAGCCAGAGGAGTTCACCGGCTCGACCTTCTCGGTCTCCAACCTCGGCATGATGCAGATCGACCAGTTCACGGCGATCATCAACCCCCCCGAGGTCGGCATCCTCGCGATCGGCGCGATCGAGGACAAGGTCGTGGTCGGCGCGGACGGCGGCTTCGAGGTGCGCAAGAAGCTCCGCGTGACCATGAGCTGCGACCATCGCGTGATCGACGGCGCGGTCGGCGCGAAGTTCCTGCAGACGCTGCGACGGCTCGTCGAGAACCCGTTGCTGCTGGTGTTCTGAACGTCAGGATGAAGGCTGAAGGAGGAAGGATGGAAGTCACCTCGCATCGCTTCAGCCGTTCGCCATTCATCCTTCAGCCTTCACCCTCCATCTGATCCCCCAATGGCCCAGTACGATGTGATCTATCTCGGCGGCGGCCCCGCCGGCTACGTCGGCGCCCTCCGCTCCGCCCAGCTCGGCCAATCCGTCGCCGTCGTCGAGCGCGAAGGCCTCGGCGGCACCTGCGTCCTCTGGGGCTGCATCCCCGCCAAGGCGCTCCTCGAGGCCGCGTCCATCGCGCAGAAGGTCGCGAAGGGCAAGGAGTTCGGCGTCACCGCGGAGAAGGTCACGCTCGACTACGGCGTCGCCATGAAGCGCTCGCGCGCCGTGAGCGCGCAGAACTCCAAGGGCGTCGAGTTCCTCTTCAAGAAGAACAAGATCACCTGGCTCAAGGGCACCGGCGTGCTCGGCGCGGGCAAGACCGTGAAGGTCACCGGCGCCGACGGGAAGAGCGAGACGCACACCGCCACCAAGGGCGTGGTCATCGCGACCGGTTCGCGCGTGAAGGGCCTGCCGCAGATCGGGCTCGACCTCGACAAGACCCTCGTCCTCTCGTCCGACGAGGCGCTCACGCTCGACAAGGCACCGGCGACCATCGCCGTCATCGGCGCCGGCGCCGTCGGCTGCGAGTTCGCCGACGTCTTCAACGCCTTCGGGTCCAAGGTCACCATCCTCGAGGTCATGCCGCGCATCCTGCCGGTCGAGGACGAGGACTGCTCCGTCGAGCTGGGCAAGGCGTTCAAGAAGCGCGGCATCGAGATCGTCACCGGGGCCAAGCTCGGGACCGTGAAGAAGGGCAGGGGCAACGTCACCATCCCGGTCGAGGCGAACGGCGAGAAGAAGGAGATGACCTTCGACCTCGTCCTCGTCGCCGCGGGCCGCGCGCCGAACATCGAGCACGTCGGCCTGAAGGAGGCCGGTGTGCAGACCACCGAGCGCGGGTTCATCCGCATCAACGAGCGCTTCGAGACCAGCGCGCGGGGCATCTACGCCATCGGCGACGTCGCCGGCCCGCCGATGCTCGCGCACAAGGGCTCGCGCGAGGGCCACGTGGTCGCCGACATCCTCGCCGGGCATGCGCATCACCCGGTGAACTACGGCAACATCCCCAATGCCACCTACTGCCATCCCGAGGTCGCGAGCATCGGCCTCACCGAGGCGCAGTGCAAGGAGAAGGGGCTCAAGTACAAGGTCGGCAAGTTCCCCTTCTCGGCCAACGGCCGCGCCCGCACGAGCGGCGAGACCGAGGGTTTCGTGAAGGTCATCCGCGACGAGAAGTACGGCGAGATCCTTGGCGCGCACATCTGCGGGGCGCATGCCACCGAGCTGATCCACGAGTTCGCCGTGGCCCGCGAGAACGAGTACACCGTCGAGGAGATCGACCTCGCGATCCATGCGCACCCGACCCTCAGCGAGGCGATCGCCGAGGCGGTGCTCGACTCGATGGGGAAGATGCTGCACGCGTGAGCGTGAGCCTCGCGCGCGCATGAAGGACTTCCTCGTCCTCGACCTCGGCCTCCGCAGCTATGCGGAGGCCTTGTCGTTCCAGCGCGCGCTCGCGGCGGCGCGGATCGCGAAGCGCGTCCCGCACGACGTCCTCGTCCTCGTCGAACATCCACCGGTGATCACGACCGGGCGCTCGACGAAGGCGGGGAACCTGCTCGCGTCGCGCGAACTGCTCGCCGCGCGCGGCGTGGAGCTCTTCGACATCGAACGCGGGGGCGATGTCACCTTCCACGGCCCGGGGCAGCTCGTCGGCTACCCGATCGTGGACCTCACGGAGCACCGGCAGGACCTGCACTGGTACCTGCGGCAGGTGGAGGAGGTCGTGATCCGCGGCGTCGCGTCGGTCGGGATCCCGGCAGGCCGGCAGGCTGGCCAGACGGGGGTGTGGACTCAGGGCCGCAAGCTCGCGAGCATCGGCGTGCACGCGCGGAGCTGGGTGACCTGGCACGGCTTCGCGCTGAACGTCACGACCGACCTGGGCTACTTCGACCTCATGGTCCCCTGCGGCATCGCCGACGTGGTGATGACCTCGGTGGAGCGCGAACTGCTCGAACGCGCCGATGGCACCTGCCAGGCGCCGTCGCCCACGCTGGGCGATGACATGCGCGCGACGATCGTGCGATCTTTCGGCGAGGTGTTCGAGCGCGCGCCGCGGGAGACCACGCTGGCGGAGCTCGGACCGGCACTGGAGGAACGGACGTGATGGGAACCGGCATGAGGATGGACCGACGCGCGATCGTCGCGGTCGCGGCGCTGCTGGCCCTGAGCTGCGGCGGCGCGCCCGCCGCGGGAGCACCCGCGCCGGTGGTCACGCCCGACTCGAGCGGCCTCATCCTCCTCCCCGCTCCCGTCGAGTCGCTGCAGGTCCTGCCGACCGAGCCGCTCGTGCCGACCGTCCCGCGCGCCGAACTCCCGCGCGGCTGGAACGACCTCGACACCAACAGCGTCCGCATCCCGCTCCTCGTCGCGACCACCCGCAACTACATCAACGCCGACTGGCCGGGGAACCGCTTCGGCACGACCGACGCGAACACCCTCTCGTGGGCCGTGGCCCAGGTGAACGTCCCGTCGTACCGCGTGCGCGCCGAGGGCGTGATCCCGCGCGCGAGCGCCGCCGACTCGCCCGATGCGGCGCGCACGATGTACATCAACTCGCTCATCCTCGCCGACTCGGTGCGCTTCCTCCAGCGCGTCCGCGATGACCTCGCGCGCACCCGCTCGCGCGATATCCTCGTCTTCGTGCACGGCTACAACTCGTCGTTCGAGGATGCCGCGGTCCGCGTCGCGCAGATCGCCGCCGACATGGGGTTCGACGGCACCGCGATCCTCTTCGCCTGGCCGTCGCAGGGCGCCCTCTCGGGCTACATCCGCGACCAGCAGACCGCGCGCAATGCCGGCTGGCACCTGCTGCGCCTGCTGCGCGACCAGCTCCCGCGCGCCAATCCCGACCGCATCCACGTGATCGCCCACTCGATGGGCTCCGAGGTGCTGAGCAAGGCGATGTCCCTCGTCGATCCGCGGGACTCGCTCCCGCGGCTCGGGCAGGTCGTCTTCGCCGCGCCCGACGTCGATGCGCGCATCTTCTCGCGCGAGATCCTCCCCATCCTGCGCGCGCGCGCCCAGGGGGTCACACTCTACGCCTCGAGCGAGGACGAGGCCCTGCGCGCCTCACGCGTGCTCAACGGCGTCCTCCGCCTCGGACTCGGCGGCGACTCGCTCACCGTGCTCGACGGCATGACCACGGTCGATGCGACGCGCGTGCGCGGCGACCTCCTCGGCCACACGCTCTTCGGCAACTCGGCGCTGCTGAGCGACCTGCACGCGGTGCTCACCGAGGGGCGCACCCCGGCCGAGCGGCGGCTCCTGCAGGTGCGCCGCGCCGACGGCTCCGTCTTCTGGCGGTTCCGCTAGAAGTCGACGAGCAGGATCCCGACGAGCGGCGTCCCGCCGCCCGCGGCATCGGTCGCGACGACCGTCCGCATCGCGCGCTCGGAGATGAGCTGGTTCATGTCCAGCACCACCGTCCTGGTGTTGGCGGTGGTCAACCGGATCCGGTACCGGCCGACCGGGAGCGTGAAGTAGTCCGTGTTCCCGCGGAACACCACATCCTCGAGGATGGGGGTCGCGGAGTCGATCGGGACGCTGGGGTCGGTGATGTAGACGTCGACCGTCCCGGCCGAGGGTGCCGCCTGGATGACCCGGAGCTTGATCTCGCCGGGCCCAGGGATCGCCGCGGTGTCGGGGACCACCACGGCCTCGACGGCACCGACGACGCCAGTCGAGAACAGGGTGTAGGCACGCGGGAACTCGATCGGGAAGGTGTGGTCGAGCAACGGCGTCGCGGACCCGTTGGGGAAGAGCCGAACGCGCCGTGTCCCCGCCTCCACCTCGAGGAACCCGGACGAGGAACGGAATCCGATGCCCGACAGGTAGGGCGTCGAGTCGACGACGAGTTCCATGATGGGCGCATTCGCCACCGCTTGCACGACGCGCAGGTGCGAGGACGGACCCTCTTGGGTGATGCCGTCGCTGATGCTGCAGGCGGCGGAGAGGATGACCGGAAGCAGAAGGGCGAGGCGCCGGGCACGGCGTCCGACGAGCGTGTGTTCCATCCGCGGAATTACACCACTCGCGGTGCGGCGGACCAGTCGGCCGCACCCCGCGCCGAACGGTCGGCAAGGCGTCGCGCCGGACGGCGGCGTGGTGGTACGGCGTGCTGTCCGCTTCGGGATATATTCAGGGCGTGTCCGACAAGCCCATCGCCTATCCCGCGCGCGTGCGCGAGGTCGCCCCGCGACGGGCGGTCGACTTCGACGCCGACCTCAACGAGGCGCAGCGCAAGGCGGCCACGCATCCGGACGGTCCGCTGCTCATCGTGGCGGGCGCCGGCACGGGGAAGACGCGCACCCTTGTCTACCGCGTCGCGCACCTCATCGAGCGCGGCATCCGCCCCGAACGGATCCTCCTCCTCACCTTCACGCGCCGCGCCGCGCAGGAGATGCTCGGCCGCGCCGAGAAGCTCGTCGGCTCGGAGAGCCGGGCGGTGCACGGCGGCACCTTCCACGGCACCGCCCACCGGCTGCTCCGTCGCTTCGGCGCCGAGGCGGGGCTCCCCGGCGATTTCACCATCCTCGACCAGGGCGACGCCGAGGACCTGATGCAGCTGTCGCGCGCCGCGTGCGGCCTCGCCGACAAGACCAAGCGATTCCCCAAGAAGGAGACGCTCCACCACGTCTACTCGCGGCACGTCAACACCGAGTTCCCCGTCGGCGCGATCCTCCGTGAGGAGTATCCGCGGTTCATCGAGTTCGAGGACGACTTCACGCGCGTCTTCGCCGACTACACCGCGCGCAAGCAGTCGCGGAATCTGGTCGACTACGACGACCTCCTCCTCTACTGGGCGATGCTGCTCGAGACCGAGGCCGCCCGCGCGATCGGCGACCGCATCGGCGCGCTCTACGACCACATCCTCGTCGACGAGTTCCAGGACACCAACGTCCTCCAGGCGCGCATCCTCAAGGGGATGTGCCGCGTGCACCGCAACCTCACCGTCGTCGGCGACGACGCACAGAGCATCTACGCCTTCCGCGGCGCGACCATCCGCAACATCCTCGACTTCCCGCGCGACTTCCACGGCGCGTCGGTCGTCACGCTCGAGCAGAACTACCGTTCCACCCAACCCATCCTCGACGCGAGCAACCTGCTCATCTCGCGCGCCGAGGAGCGGTTCACGAAGGAGCTCTACACCACGCGCACGGGCGGCGAGAAGCCCTGGCTCGTCACGGCGCAGGACGAGTCGCAGCAGACGCGCTTCGTGGTGGACCGGATCCTCGAGCTCCACGAGGCGGGCACGCCGCTCCGCGAGATGGCCGTGCTCTTCCGCGCCGGCTACATGAGCGCCGACCTCGAGATCGAGCTCACCGCGCGCAACATCCCGTTCGAGAAGTGGGGTGGGCTCAAGTTCCTCGAGGCCGCGCACGTGAAGGACGTGCTCGCCTTCCTCCGCGTGCTCGAGAACCCGCGAGACGAGGTGAGCTGGTACCGCCTGCTGCAGCTGATGCCCGGCATCGGGGAGACCACGGCGCGCCGCGCGATCGAGGCGCTGGCCGAGCGCGATTGGAACCCCGAGGCCTTCGCCGAGTTCGTCCCGCCGCCGCGCGCCAAGGACGCGCATCGCGGTCTGGTCGACCTGCTCCGCGCGCTCCGCCGCGCGGACCTCGAAGGGGACGGCGGCGTCGCCAAGGACATCGTCCGCATCCGGACGATGTACGACGACATCCTCCGCGCGCGCTACGACCGCGAGGAGCCCCGCCTCGCCGACCTCGACCGGCTCCAGGCCATCGCCGACGGCTACGGGTCGCGCACCGACTTCCTCGCGGCGATCTCCCTCGACCCGCCCGCCTCCTCCACCGACCTCGGCTTTGGCAGCGAGTCGGAGGATGACGTGCTCATCCTCTCCACCGCCCACAGCGCCAAGGGGAAGGAGTGGGATGCGGTCTTCCTGATCTGGGCCGTCGACGGCTGGTTCCCCATGTCGCGCGCACTCGGGGACGACGACCAGATCGAGGAGGAGCGCCGACTCATGTACGTCGCCCTCACCCGCGCGCGCGACCACCTCGCGGTGACGCACCCGTTCAACGTCTACCAGTCGCGGCGCGGGGCGGACTACTCGCTCTCCCAGCTCAGCCGGTTCATCGACCGCGGCGTCGTGCGCACGTTCCAGCAGGTCGTGCTCGAATCGACCGAACGTCTGCCCGAGGCCGAGATCCCCACGGCCGCGACGCCGACGGTCGACCTCCGTGCGCTGCTCCGGAGTCGGTTCTCGAGCTGAGGGCCGGTCATCCCGCCGCGACCGCCGACTCGTGCACCCCGGCGATCGCCCGCCCCGACGGATCCGCCGCCGCCGCGAACGACGCGTCCCACGCGATCGCCGCCGGTGACGAGCAGGCGATGGACTTCCCGCCCGGCACCGTCGCCGCGCAGACCGCCCCGGGGAAGTGCTGCTCGAACAGCACGCGGTAGACGTACCCCTCCTTCGTCGTCGGCGGGTTCACCGGGAACCGCGCCGCCGCGCTCGCCAACTGGGCATCGGTCACCTTGGCCTCCGCCGACGTCTTGAGCGCGTCGATCCACCCATACCCCACGCCGTCGCTGAACTGCTCCTTCTGCCGCCAGAGGATCGCCTCGGGCAGCGTCCCTTCGAACGCCGTGCGCAGCAGGTGCTTCTCGATCGGGCGCCCTCCCGGAACGCGCGGCCGCACCCGCTTGTGCTCCGCATCGATCGACATCGCCGCGTCGATGAACGCCAGGTCGAGGAACGGCACCCGCGCCTCCACGCCCCACGCGGCCATCGACTTGTTCGCGCGCAGGCAATCGTACAGGTGCAACGCGCCGAGCTTCCGCACCGTCTCGGCGTGGAACTCCTCGGCCGATGGCGCCTTGTGGAAGTAGAGATAGCCGCCGAACAGCTCGTCCGATCCCTCGCCCGAGAGCACCATCTTGATCCCCATCGAACGGATCCGGCGCGCGAGCAGGAACATCGGCGTCGACGCGCGGATCGTCGTCACGTCGTACGTCTCGATGTGTCGGATCACCTCCGAGAGCGCATCCATCCCTTCGGCGACGGTGAAGTGGAACTCATGGTGCGCCGTCCCGATCGCCTCGGCGGCGACGCGCGCCGCGACGAGATCGGGCGCGCCCTCAAGGCCGATCGCGAACGAATGCAGTCGCGGCCACCAGGCTTCGACCTTCCCGTCCTCCTCCACGCGGCGCGCGGCGAACTGCTGGGCGCACCAGGCGACGATCGACGAATCGAGCCCGCCCGACAGCAGCACGCCGTACGGCACGTCCGACATGAGCTGTCGCTTCACCGCCGCGAGCATCGCGGCGCGGATCGCCGCCGGGTCGGCGGGCACGCCGCGTACGGCCGAGTAGTCACGCCAGGCGGGCGTGTAGTAGGGGCGGATGATGCCCTCTGCGCTGTCGAGGAGGTGCCCCGGCGGGAACGGCTCGATCGTCTCGCACACGCCGACCAACGCCTTCATCTCCGAGGCGACCCAGAGCCGCCCGGCGGCATCGCGTCCATGGTAGAGCGGACAGACGCCCATCGGGTCGCGCGCGATGAGGTAACGACGCGCCGCCGCATCCCAGAGTGCGAATGCGAAGATCCCGTTGAGGCGCGAGACCAGCGCCGCGCCCTCCCGCTGCCAGAGGGCGTTGATCACCTCGCAGTCGGAGTCTCCCACGAACGCGTACCCGGGCGCGCCGGCTGCGAGCTCCCGGTGGTTGTAGATCTCCCCGTTCACGCAGAGCGCGAGCGTCCCGTCCGTACTCGGGATGGGCTGCGCGCCGCCCTGGATCCCGACGATGGCGAGTCGCTCGTGCGCGAGGATTGCACCGTCGTCCGCGTACACGCCGCTCCAGTCGGGCCCGCGATGCCGCTGCCGCGACGAGGCCGCGACCGCCTGGCGACGGAGCGCCGCCAGGTCGTCGCCCGGCTTGAGATCGAACACTCCCACGATGCCGCACATGGACACACCCTCGGGATCTGGAGGAAACGGAAAAGGCCCGCATCGTCGATGCGGGCCTCGGAGACTTCGTCGCTGGTGCTGCCGTGTGCGCGACTAGACGCCGACCCGCTGAGGCGGATTGGCGTTGGTATTGCTGGCGCGCTCGGCGCGGGCGGACATCGTCGGCATGGTCCTATGGTAGTCTCGGCCGGAGCGCCGCGCAATCAAGTGCACGGCCGCGCCCGGGAACGTGGCATCATCGTGACGCGGGTGGTCCCGCCTCGTGCTCCTCGATCAACCGCCGGATCGCCACCTCGAGGTCGCGCCCCGACGCCTCGAACACCCGCTCGAATCGTTCGAGGTCCGTCAGGTAGATGCGCCGCGCGAGCAGCGCCGCGTTGTCCAGCCGCACCCGCTCGGCGTAGACCCGCGGGATCGTCAGGAATCGCGGGCCGACGGAATCCACGAGGAACCGCCGGGCATCGCGATAGGTCGAATCGCGGATGGCGAGCCGTCGCGTCTTGAGCGAATCCGCCGCGCTGGCCTTGAACGCCGAGTCGAGT
This window of the Gemmatimonadota bacterium genome carries:
- a CDS encoding 2-oxo acid dehydrogenase subunit E2; translated protein: MATKIFMEALSPTMEEGRLVKWVKAEGAAVKAGDILAEVETDKAVMELVARGDGVLRKQLIPEGTTAPVSSLVGVIATADEDISALLGGAGAPAAAAAPAAAGGAAAAPVAPPAAPAVTAVAPVPAAPAAAIPAGRVIASPLARRLAGDSGVNLGGVQGSGPGGRIVKRDIEQALAGGGASAAAPGAAPAVRPQSSAVAGGASYRDEPLTQIRKTIARRLAESIGPIPTFYLTAEFDLGRAAEMRAAAAELGDAFKFSFNDLILKATATALTQHPEVNAHWLGDRIRYFDTVHLGMAVATDDGLIVPVIFDAQTKRMSEISAESKTLAKKARERKLKPEEFTGSTFSVSNLGMMQIDQFTAIINPPEVGILAIGAIEDKVVVGADGGFEVRKKLRVTMSCDHRVIDGAVGAKFLQTLRRLVENPLLLVF
- the lpdA gene encoding dihydrolipoyl dehydrogenase yields the protein MAQYDVIYLGGGPAGYVGALRSAQLGQSVAVVEREGLGGTCVLWGCIPAKALLEAASIAQKVAKGKEFGVTAEKVTLDYGVAMKRSRAVSAQNSKGVEFLFKKNKITWLKGTGVLGAGKTVKVTGADGKSETHTATKGVVIATGSRVKGLPQIGLDLDKTLVLSSDEALTLDKAPATIAVIGAGAVGCEFADVFNAFGSKVTILEVMPRILPVEDEDCSVELGKAFKKRGIEIVTGAKLGTVKKGRGNVTIPVEANGEKKEMTFDLVLVAAGRAPNIEHVGLKEAGVQTTERGFIRINERFETSARGIYAIGDVAGPPMLAHKGSREGHVVADILAGHAHHPVNYGNIPNATYCHPEVASIGLTEAQCKEKGLKYKVGKFPFSANGRARTSGETEGFVKVIRDEKYGEILGAHICGAHATELIHEFAVARENEYTVEEIDLAIHAHPTLSEAIAEAVLDSMGKMLHA
- the lipB gene encoding lipoyl(octanoyl) transferase LipB encodes the protein MKDFLVLDLGLRSYAEALSFQRALAAARIAKRVPHDVLVLVEHPPVITTGRSTKAGNLLASRELLAARGVELFDIERGGDVTFHGPGQLVGYPIVDLTEHRQDLHWYLRQVEEVVIRGVASVGIPAGRQAGQTGVWTQGRKLASIGVHARSWVTWHGFALNVTTDLGYFDLMVPCGIADVVMTSVERELLERADGTCQAPSPTLGDDMRATIVRSFGEVFERAPRETTLAELGPALEERT
- a CDS encoding alpha/beta hydrolase, which codes for MRMDRRAIVAVAALLALSCGGAPAAGAPAPVVTPDSSGLILLPAPVESLQVLPTEPLVPTVPRAELPRGWNDLDTNSVRIPLLVATTRNYINADWPGNRFGTTDANTLSWAVAQVNVPSYRVRAEGVIPRASAADSPDAARTMYINSLILADSVRFLQRVRDDLARTRSRDILVFVHGYNSSFEDAAVRVAQIAADMGFDGTAILFAWPSQGALSGYIRDQQTARNAGWHLLRLLRDQLPRANPDRIHVIAHSMGSEVLSKAMSLVDPRDSLPRLGQVVFAAPDVDARIFSREILPILRARAQGVTLYASSEDEALRASRVLNGVLRLGLGGDSLTVLDGMTTVDATRVRGDLLGHTLFGNSALLSDLHAVLTEGRTPAERRLLQVRRADGSVFWRFR
- a CDS encoding DUF4397 domain-containing protein; this translates as MEHTLVGRRARRLALLLPVILSAACSISDGITQEGPSSHLRVVQAVANAPIMELVVDSTPYLSGIGFRSSSGFLEVEAGTRRVRLFPNGSATPLLDHTFPIEFPRAYTLFSTGVVGAVEAVVVPDTAAIPGPGEIKLRVIQAAPSAGTVDVYITDPSVPIDSATPILEDVVFRGNTDYFTLPVGRYRIRLTTANTRTVVLDMNQLISERAMRTVVATDAAGGGTPLVGILLVDF
- a CDS encoding ATP-dependent helicase gives rise to the protein MSDKPIAYPARVREVAPRRAVDFDADLNEAQRKAATHPDGPLLIVAGAGTGKTRTLVYRVAHLIERGIRPERILLLTFTRRAAQEMLGRAEKLVGSESRAVHGGTFHGTAHRLLRRFGAEAGLPGDFTILDQGDAEDLMQLSRAACGLADKTKRFPKKETLHHVYSRHVNTEFPVGAILREEYPRFIEFEDDFTRVFADYTARKQSRNLVDYDDLLLYWAMLLETEAARAIGDRIGALYDHILVDEFQDTNVLQARILKGMCRVHRNLTVVGDDAQSIYAFRGATIRNILDFPRDFHGASVVTLEQNYRSTQPILDASNLLISRAEERFTKELYTTRTGGEKPWLVTAQDESQQTRFVVDRILELHEAGTPLREMAVLFRAGYMSADLEIELTARNIPFEKWGGLKFLEAAHVKDVLAFLRVLENPRDEVSWYRLLQLMPGIGETTARRAIEALAERDWNPEAFAEFVPPPRAKDAHRGLVDLLRALRRADLEGDGGVAKDIVRIRTMYDDILRARYDREEPRLADLDRLQAIADGYGSRTDFLAAISLDPPASSTDLGFGSESEDDVLILSTAHSAKGKEWDAVFLIWAVDGWFPMSRALGDDDQIEEERRLMYVALTRARDHLAVTHPFNVYQSRRGADYSLSQLSRFIDRGVVRTFQQVVLESTERLPEAEIPTAATPTVDLRALLRSRFSS
- the asnB gene encoding asparagine synthase B, giving the protein MCGIVGVFDLKPGDDLAALRRQAVAASSRQRHRGPDWSGVYADDGAILAHERLAIVGIQGGAQPIPSTDGTLALCVNGEIYNHRELAAGAPGYAFVGDSDCEVINALWQREGAALVSRLNGIFAFALWDAAARRYLIARDPMGVCPLYHGRDAAGRLWVASEMKALVGVCETIEPFPPGHLLDSAEGIIRPYYTPAWRDYSAVRGVPADPAAIRAAMLAAVKRQLMSDVPYGVLLSGGLDSSIVAWCAQQFAARRVEEDGKVEAWWPRLHSFAIGLEGAPDLVAARVAAEAIGTAHHEFHFTVAEGMDALSEVIRHIETYDVTTIRASTPMFLLARRIRSMGIKMVLSGEGSDELFGGYLYFHKAPSAEEFHAETVRKLGALHLYDCLRANKSMAAWGVEARVPFLDLAFIDAAMSIDAEHKRVRPRVPGGRPIEKHLLRTAFEGTLPEAILWRQKEQFSDGVGYGWIDALKTSAEAKVTDAQLASAAARFPVNPPTTKEGYVYRVLFEQHFPGAVCAATVPGGKSIACSSPAAIAWDASFAAAADPSGRAIAGVHESAVAAG